From the genome of Brassica rapa cultivar Chiifu-401-42 unplaced genomic scaffold, CAAS_Brap_v3.01 Scaffold0934, whole genome shotgun sequence:
AGTTTAGGGATTTTgatgcagaaaggacgccagatgTAGGTGGACATGAAAACATTCGAGTCAGTGCGGTTGGAGagctacataactggcacaaaaagagTATTTTCTGGGATCTGCCATATTGGAAGACTCATCTATTgcggcataatttagatgtcatgcatattgagaagaacttctTCGACAATCTGATGAACACAGTCCTTAACATCCAAGGTAAAAcgaaggataatttgaagtcaaggttggatttagtcgatatctGTGATCGTTCTGAACTTCACGTTGATGAGAACGGTACGGCCCCTTTTCCCATTTATCGGCTGGATGGTGCTAGAAAAGAagagttctttgattggattacaGATAAAGTGAAATTTCCTGACGGATATGCATCAAATTTGGGGAACTGCGTTGATAGAAGCGAAGGAAAGTTTAGTGGcttgaagagtcatgattgtcatgtaatTATGCAGCGCCTCCTCCCGTTTGCTTTTTCAGCATTATTGCCAcgtaatgttcatgaagcaattgcagggataagtgttTTCTTCCGCGACTTATGCAGCAGAGTAGTGACTGAAGAGGGTATTAATAATTTGAAGACAAACGCACCAGTCAGCatgtgcaaccttgagaagatatttcctccatcATTCTTTGATGTAATGGAACATCTTGCTATTCATCTCgcaagagaattggaacttggtggtcctgtgcagtacaGATGGATGTATATTTTTGAGCGTTATATGCATCATCTGAAGAAGATGGTCAAAAATCAAAGCAGGGTGGAAGGATCTATAGTGGCACAggtgatcaatgaagaaactgcaATCTTTGCTGAAAATTATTTTCCACCAGAAGTGCATACAAAACAccgaagacctgctcggcatgatgacaGAGGGGAGAGAGCAACATATCATGTTACTGTCCCAAGCATGTTCAAGGAAAtaggacgacttagcggaaaattCACGAAGCGCAGACTTACGGACACTGAGCACgctcatttgcaaacatatttgctCACCAACTGTGAAGATGTTCTACAATATGAgaggtaaaaatattttttcatttacatTGTTAGattaatattcaataaatttatttcatattgataatatttttgtatatagtgTATATATGGCGGAGTTGCGTATGACTCACAGGCATGCAACAGAAGATGAGCTTCAACAACTTAGAGATAACGGATTTGCTGTGTGGCTTCGTAGTTATGTGAGTCATATATCATATTACCCTATGCAAATGAgtagtttaaatttaatataaactaattaacttttcactcatatatgtttttaatttgtaggtgaatgatggtttggccagaggtttTGTGTTCGATGATTGGATACGCGAATTTGTGCAGGGACCAAACTATGTGGTCAaatcatatccaaaattttgtacgcgaggatatgcattcacaaggAAAGGTCATTCTAAGACAACATATGATGCTggtgtttcatcttcttccgGTGACGATGTCTACTACGGCAACATAAAAGAAATATTGGAAATCCAATTTCCTGGAATGGTTGGATTGCGTTGTGTAGTATTCTATTGTGATTGGTATGACACCACCCCAGATAGAGGAGTGAAGATTGATGcgtttggtgttacatcagttcATTCGCGGCGGAAACTTCAATACTATGATCCCTTCATTCTTGGTTCGCAAGCTGATCAGGTATGTCAAtctattcataattttttaccaatacaattaattaatgttatatattttactaatatttgtataattgatATGTATAGGTATGTTACATCAGTTACCCTCGGGTGACgtacagagatgatccatgggtcaCTGTAACGCAAATCAACCCAAGAGGACGAGTGGATGGAacttctgatgatgatgaaccaTTGCAACCAGAGTCTACCAGCAACGCCCAGGCAGTTGAAGATTTGGCAAATGTTGAACTCGTTGAGGATTTGACTGAGTTTG
Proteins encoded in this window:
- the LOC117131444 gene encoding uncharacterized protein LOC117131444; protein product: MCSGAYYRSWMDKPHLDPNTNLLTEEYVQGIGEFMRLVQQQPDAKSGMLRCPCSTCNNNKVIKEFDVWTHLYMKGFSRNYKVWYLHGETGYEYGSTSEPQPVSELQPDIRLEEPRTDIDYGVGTEQMVHDHYRGEEPNPESRRFFDMLDAGKQPLYQNCRDGHSVLSSATRLMGIKTDYNLAEECMDAITDFVKGILPEDNLAPGSYYEVQKLVAGLQLPYEVIDVCIDNCMIYWRADETRNVCKFCGKPRYQETRGRVPIPFKRMWYLPLTERLKRLYQCERTAKAMRWHAEHSTNGEIRHPSDAKAWKHFQSTYPEFAEERRNVYLGLSTDGFSPFGKHGRQYSLWPVIVTPYNLPPSLCMRREFLFLSILVPGPDHPKRSLDVFLQPLIYELQQLWAHGFETYDVSCKENFQMRAVLMWTISDFPAYGMLSGWTTHGRLSCPYCQDDTDAFQLKNGRKTCWFDCHRRFLPPDHPYRRSKTSFTKNKQVFDGPPEEVSGEDLLKQFRDFDAERTPDVGGHENIRVSAVGELHNWHKKSIFWDLPYWKTHLLRHNLDVMHIEKNFFDNLMNTVLNIQGKTKDNLKSRLDLVDICDRSELHVDENGTAPFPIYRLDGARKEEFFDWITDKVKFPDGYASNLGNCVDRSEGKFSGLKSHDCHVIMQRLLPFAFSALLPRNVHEAIAGISVFFRDLCSRVVTEEGINNLKTNAPVSMCNLEKIFPPSFFDVMEHLAIHLARELELGGPVQYRWMYIFERYMHHLKKMVKNQSRVEGSIVAQVINEETAIFAENYFPPEVHTKHRRPARHDDRGERATYHVTVPSMFKEIGRLSGKFTKRRLTDTEHAHLQTYLLTNCEDVLQYESVYMAELRMTHRHATEDELQQLRDNGFAVWLRSYVNDGLARGFVFDDWIREFVQGPNYVVKSYPKFCTRGYAFTRKGHSKTTYDAGVSSSSGDDVYYGNIKEILEIQFPGMVGLRCVVFYCDWYDTTPDRGVKIDAFGVTSVHSRRKLQYYDPFILGSQADQVCYISYPRVTYRDDPWVTVTQINPRGRVDGTSDDDEPLQPESTSNAQAVEDLANVELVEDLTEFGLDAVVHSEPEAEVGEFDEDSEDSD